The Vicia villosa cultivar HV-30 ecotype Madison, WI unplaced genomic scaffold, Vvil1.0 ctg.003617F_1_1, whole genome shotgun sequence DNA segment TATACAATGGAAACAACCATGGACGAACAACAACACAAATACAAGATGCAAAATAATTAGTTCGAAGGAGAAAACATGCATACagatcaaaagaaatcaatatctAAATAGTTACCAGAAGGCTTCACACCAGGCGCCTTCTTCTCAGCTATAAGTGCTTCTTTCATGGCCTGTCTCGGCACTTCTGGAGGAGTTGCGCAACGGATCAGCGCCCAgttaatattttgaaagaatggATGTTGTTTTATCTCTGTAGCGCCACGTCTATACGCAAGACGATGCTGAGGCTCTTTCACAAGTAGACCCCTAATCAAGTCCCTAGCAGCAAAGCTAACACTAGGGGATTCAGGAAATCTTAAGGGCTGCCCAACTACATTAAATAAAGTTGCTCGATTTGCTGAACCTTTGAATGGGGTTCTACCGAACAAAAGCTCGTATAAGAATATACCAAATGTCCACCAGTCTACAGCACTGCCGTGACCTTCGCCTTTGATGATTTCGGGCGCCAAGTATTCGTGTGTGCCAACGAAGGACATTGATCGGGCATTTGTGGGCTCGGCCATAAGCTCGGGGAGTGGTGTCACCTGATTGTGCACATCATTCTTAGGTTtcaacttcttttctttcttcttggaTTTGCCTGAGAGAAAACGTGGCGTGAAGCATGACGGTTTGATGCAATCTGGCTGAATTACACAGGTTGGTTCGATGCAAGCGGGCTGAATGCAGTATCCAGAGCTTTTAGTCTCCAAGCTGGTGTTTGATGACTTTACCAGAGTTGGACTGACGGCACATCTTAGAGAGAGATCGAAATCTGATAGCATGATGTGACCATCTTCTCTCACCAACACATTCTCAGGTTTGAGGTCTCTGTAGATGATCCCAAGCATGTGCAAGTACTCTAAAGCAAGGAGAACTTCTGCCACATAAAACCTGCATAGTAGGCATTAACCAAATGACCAAAATGCTTAGTTGTAGTGTCTTTCATACTTCTCAAAACATTCaactaaaaactaaaaataaagcaTATATGCCAAAAGGAGATAACAACCCTCGTTAATTCTTACATATCGCGAGACTTGTAAAGGCCATTAACAAGGATCTGTGTATGGAAGAGATCCAAGTCACATGGCATTCAGCAGAATTGAAGTGAAAAGTGACAAGAAAATGGTGAACTGTAAGACCACCAAGCAATAACAAAGTCTATTAAATTCATTTAGAATGTTGTAGCTGTATAATTACTTATGAAGCCAGAAAAAGAACTGTAGACCATTCAAGGAAGTATAATTGTACCGACTTTACAGACATCCAGAAACAGTTGAGAGATCACGAGCTTCTTTTAGACAATAGGAAGAGTGGAAAGCAGTGAAGCACGGACACGATACGAGTATCGGATACGATACATGTCCGATACGGCGATACGTTACTAATTGAAAACTATAAGATACGATACGTTTAAGATacgtatataaaaattataattatatatttagttaaattatagTCTAACAAAACCAAACTCAATggaatttttaatacattattatattgttggaaaaTATTAAACAGATACCTATATTATAGTAAAAAGATGTTCTTAATGAAAAAATGTGAAGACATTATAAAGAAGAACAAAATTAATCTGATACCTATATTATAGTAAAAAGATGTTCTTAATGAAAAAATGTGAAGACATTATAAAGAAGAACAAAATTAATCTGATACCTATATTATAGTAAAAAGATGTTCTTAATGAAAAAATGTGAAGACATTATAAAGAAGAACAAAATTAATCTGATACCTATATTATAGTAAAAAGATGTTCTTAATGAAAAAATGTGAAGACATTATAAAGAAGAACAAAATTAATCTGATACCTATATTATAGTAAAAAGATGTTCTTAATGAAAAAATGTGAAGACATTATAAAGAAGAACAAAATTAATCGTTGCAGAGAAATAGGTTGCAAGGTATAATATTGAAACTAGAACTTTCTTGTAAAAGTTAAAAGGAATGATACATGAAAAAAAAGGAagttataattaatatgaattaaatttaaaatattgaaaattggTAGTAATAAATTATGAGAAATTAAACCATTCTTAAAAAATGGCAGGGATTTTTTCTAGAAGGAATTAAACAGGATATTAAAAATGACCATTGAAAAGAATAAAgagtcattaaaataaaataaaaatctctTAAAATTGAGAAGTCACATATCCTAACGTATCGGAGACGTATCACTGTCGTatcagaatttatttatttattttctaaaataaataaatctggATACTCCTTCGATACGTATCGGCGCCGTATCTGAGCGTATCGATCGACGTATAGGTAAGTATCGGATACGATACGGCCTAGTTTTTGAAGTATCGGTGCTTCATAGACTTATGGATATGTCATAATttgttttcataagtttttcCATAAGATGTTTTCATAAGTTTTGTCAAATAGCCTCACAAGTGTTTGTGTCAGTAGATAAGTTCAAATACGTCGATCCAAACATGAGTATAAGGGTTTTTCATGTAGATATAGAATTGAAAGCAGCATATATTACAATTAGTGACAACTGGCAAATGACATGATAGAAAATTTGTGATGATCCTTGATAGAGAGAAAAAGGAAATGCTAACCTTGCAGCATGCTCTGAAAAATACTTCCCAGGCTGTCTTTGCCTGAGTGCATGGAGATCCCCGCCAGGACAAAACTCCATAACCAAGCAAGAGAATGATTCTGTCTCAAAGTGCGTGTACAACGACGGTAGAAATGGATGATCTAGAGACTGCAAGATCTCCCTCTCTGTCTGCGCTCTCGGAAGCTTCTTGCGACTCGACAATTCTGTCTTGTTCATTACTTTCATAGCAAAACAAGTCCTCGTGCTGCTTAACTCAGCTAGATATACACTTCCTATG contains these protein-coding regions:
- the LOC131641290 gene encoding protein kinase PVPK-1-like isoform X2, whose product is MNDTYQEANNVDREGSTKMEKQYYKVNGKSDGIESFESCLEKNISTIETKLCVSESSMNRNSDDILESDNDVLVSSKQVVDQGNSEITFCSSPQNSLYSATVYSEAKESFTNTGINECVSVDKSVESGEVSNSCESRKTSICRGSTGSDVSDESSISSLSSSLYKPHKANDVRWEAIQAIRVRDGGLEMRHFRLLKKLGCGDIGSVYLAELSSTRTCFAMKVMNKTELSSRKKLPRAQTEREILQSLDHPFLPSLYTHFETESFSCLVMEFCPGGDLHALRQRQPGKYFSEHAARFYVAEVLLALEYLHMLGIIYRDLKPENVLVREDGHIMLSDFDLSLRCAVSPTLVKSSNTSLETKSSGYCIQPACIEPTCVIQPDCIKPSCFTPRFLSGKSKKKEKKLKPKNDVHNQVTPLPELMAEPTNARSMSFVGTHEYLAPEIIKGEGHGSAVDWWTFGIFLYELLFGRTPFKGSANRATLFNVVGQPLRFPESPSVSFAARDLIRGLLVKEPQHRLAYRRGATEIKQHPFFQNINWALIRCATPPEVPRQAMKEALIAEKKAPGVKPSGNYLDIDFF
- the LOC131641290 gene encoding protein kinase PVPK-1-like isoform X1 codes for the protein MESPVDGVESLPGVQNSVSGIDHNPPSTSGILRSSRPPLRASRDQGPSSNHHNQGRMNDTYQEANNVDREGSTKMEKQYYKVNGKSDGIESFESCLEKNISTIETKLCVSESSMNRNSDDILESDNDVLVSSKQVVDQGNSEITFCSSPQNSLYSATVYSEAKESFTNTGINECVSVDKSVESGEVSNSCESRKTSICRGSTGSDVSDESSISSLSSSLYKPHKANDVRWEAIQAIRVRDGGLEMRHFRLLKKLGCGDIGSVYLAELSSTRTCFAMKVMNKTELSSRKKLPRAQTEREILQSLDHPFLPSLYTHFETESFSCLVMEFCPGGDLHALRQRQPGKYFSEHAARFYVAEVLLALEYLHMLGIIYRDLKPENVLVREDGHIMLSDFDLSLRCAVSPTLVKSSNTSLETKSSGYCIQPACIEPTCVIQPDCIKPSCFTPRFLSGKSKKKEKKLKPKNDVHNQVTPLPELMAEPTNARSMSFVGTHEYLAPEIIKGEGHGSAVDWWTFGIFLYELLFGRTPFKGSANRATLFNVVGQPLRFPESPSVSFAARDLIRGLLVKEPQHRLAYRRGATEIKQHPFFQNINWALIRCATPPEVPRQAMKEALIAEKKAPGVKPSGNYLDIDFF